The following are encoded together in the Syngnathus typhle isolate RoL2023-S1 ecotype Sweden linkage group LG5, RoL_Styp_1.0, whole genome shotgun sequence genome:
- the p2rx7 gene encoding P2X purinoceptor 7 isoform X1, which translates to MVTLCSYETTKLVRIHSVPLGTLKWILNASVLLFICLLMLWNRKYQQFDQVVSSVTAKVKGVSHMKLPSEGAVIWDEADFSGSLQDKNSFFVVTNMIVTKHQKQGRCAESPSSGRRCQHHNDCKQGAWDQHSHGIQTGSCIKFDALDRTCEVAAWCPVEVKSKPPRPALLASAEKFTVLIKNNIRFPAFNFIRRNILPEMNASYLRGCQRANDSLCPIFTLGDIVNRAGENFSTLAVEGGVIGIQIKWDCNLDHLTRHCLPAYSFRRLDQKESNKTLYPGFSFRYHFKSRIFLNVIIHVCQMNVRFARYKPVNGVEERTLYKAYGIRFDIMVFGQAGKFSIIQLILYIGSTLSYYAMTTVLMDWVIRSSCCVAEAGRNYSERKVESIPDKKECILCVSYVDEDDIRLVKMSHKKRLQDVKTVRVQARREDVGHMTATVCLLTDPQSSPLPFPKHCARPPSWCMCGGCSASPFPQEELCCRHSSQGACVAASALFDKLLLQRTLLEALLLYREPLAQTPPSAAALRRCAYRQYVAWRLGVPPVDTQPAIPRCCVIRIREAFPSPDGQYGGFTLAN; encoded by the exons ATGGTCACGCTGTGCAGCTACGAGACTACCAAGCTGGTCCGCATCCACAGCGTCCCGCTGGGCACGCTCAAGTGGATCCTGAACGCATCGGTGCTGCTTTTCATATG CCTGTTGATGTTGTGGAACAGGAAGTACCAACAATTTGATCAGGTGGTCAGCTCTGTGACCGCAAAGGTGAAGGGCGTGTCGCACATGAAGTTGCCCAGTGAGGGGGCCGTCATCTGGGACGAGGCGGACTTTAGCGGCTCCTTGCAG GACAAGAACTCTTTCTTTGTGGTCACCAACATGATTGTGACCAAGCACCAGAAGCAAGGAAGATGCGCTGAG TCACCTTCTAGTGGCCGGCGGTGCCAACATCACAATGACTGCAAGCAAGGGGCCTGGGACCAGCACAGCCATG GGATACAGACAGGCTCGTGCATCAAGTTCGACGCATTGGACAGAACGTGTGAGGTAGCGGCTTGGTGCCCTGTCGAAGTCAAAAGCAAGCCGCCAAG GCCTGCTCTGCTAGCGTCTGCTGAGAAGTTCACAGTGCTTATCAAAAATAATATACGGTTTCCTGCCTTCAACTTCATCAG GAGGAACATCTTACCTGAGATGAACGCATCCTACCTGCGTGGATGTCAGCGGGCGAACGACTCTTTGTGTCCAATTTTCACCCTGGGAGACATCGTCAACCGGGCCGGGGAAAACTTTTCAACCTTGGCGGTGGAG GGGGGCGTGATAGGCATCCAGATTAAATGGGACTGCAATTTGGACCATCTGACCAgacactgcctgcctgcctactcCTTCCGACGTCTGGACCAGAAGGAAAGCAACAAGACCCTCTACCCTGGCTTTAGCTTCAGGTACCATTTCAAGAGTCGAATATTCCTCAACGTGATTATTCACGTTTGTCAAATGAATGTCAGGTTTGCAAGGTACAAGCCGGTGAATGGCGTGGAAGAGAGGACTCTTTACAAAGCTTACGGCATCCGCTTTGACATCATGGTTTTTGGACAG GCGGGAAAGTTCAGCATCATTCAGCTTATCCTCTACATTGGCTCAACCTTGTCCTACTACGCTATG ACGACAGTTTTGATGGACTGGGTGATCAGAAGCAGCTGCTGCGTGGCCGAGGCGGGACGGAATTACTCCGAGAGGAAAGTGGAGTCCATCCCGGACAAAAAGGAG TGCATCCTGTGCGTGTCGTACGTGGACGAGGACGACATCCGTTTGGTGAAAATGTCTCATAAGAAACGCTTACAGGACGTCAAGACCGTTCGTGTTCAGGCACGACGG GAGGACGTTGGGCACATGACCGCCACAGTTTGCCTCCTAACTGACCCTCAGTCCTCCCCTCTTCCGTTCCCCAAACACTGCGCCCGTCCTCCAAGTTGGTGTATGTGCGGCGGTTGCAGCGCCTCGCCCTTCCCACAGGAGGAGCTGTGCTGCCGGCACAGCAGCCAGGGCGCCTGCGTGGCCGCGTCTGCGCTTTTTGACAAGCTCTTACTCCAGCGCACCTTGCTGGAGGCGCTGCTCCTCTATCGAGAACCCCTCGCTCAGACGCCACCCAGTGCCGCCGCGCTACGCCGCTGCGCTTACCGCCAATACGTGGCGTGGAGGTTGGGGGTCCCGCCGGTTGACACACAACCTGCCATTCCACGCTGCTGTGTGATAAGGATCAGGGAGGCCTTCCCTAGTCCGGATGGACAATACGGTGGATTCACCTTGGCTAACTAA
- the p2rx7 gene encoding P2X purinoceptor 7 isoform X3, whose product MVTLCSYETTKLVRIHSVPLGTLKWILNASVLLFICLLMLWNRKYQQFDQVVSSVTAKVKGVSHMKLPSEGAVIWDEADFSGSLQDKNSFFVVTNMIVTKHQKQGRCAESPSSGRRCQHHNDCKQGAWDQHSHGIQTGSCIKFDALDRTCEVAAWCPVEVKSKPPRRNILPEMNASYLRGCQRANDSLCPIFTLGDIVNRAGENFSTLAVEGGVIGIQIKWDCNLDHLTRHCLPAYSFRRLDQKESNKTLYPGFSFRFARYKPVNGVEERTLYKAYGIRFDIMVFGQAGKFSIIQLILYIGSTLSYYAMTTVLMDWVIRSSCCVAEAGRNYSERKVESIPDKKECILCVSYVDEDDIRLVKMSHKKRLQDVKTVRVQARREDVGHMTATVCLLTDPQSSPLPFPKHCARPPSWCMCGGCSASPFPQEELCCRHSSQGACVAASALFDKLLLQRTLLEALLLYREPLAQTPPSAAALRRCAYRQYVAWRLGVPPVDTQPAIPRCCVIRIREAFPSPDGQYGGFTLAN is encoded by the exons ATGGTCACGCTGTGCAGCTACGAGACTACCAAGCTGGTCCGCATCCACAGCGTCCCGCTGGGCACGCTCAAGTGGATCCTGAACGCATCGGTGCTGCTTTTCATATG CCTGTTGATGTTGTGGAACAGGAAGTACCAACAATTTGATCAGGTGGTCAGCTCTGTGACCGCAAAGGTGAAGGGCGTGTCGCACATGAAGTTGCCCAGTGAGGGGGCCGTCATCTGGGACGAGGCGGACTTTAGCGGCTCCTTGCAG GACAAGAACTCTTTCTTTGTGGTCACCAACATGATTGTGACCAAGCACCAGAAGCAAGGAAGATGCGCTGAG TCACCTTCTAGTGGCCGGCGGTGCCAACATCACAATGACTGCAAGCAAGGGGCCTGGGACCAGCACAGCCATG GGATACAGACAGGCTCGTGCATCAAGTTCGACGCATTGGACAGAACGTGTGAGGTAGCGGCTTGGTGCCCTGTCGAAGTCAAAAGCAAGCCGCCAAG GAGGAACATCTTACCTGAGATGAACGCATCCTACCTGCGTGGATGTCAGCGGGCGAACGACTCTTTGTGTCCAATTTTCACCCTGGGAGACATCGTCAACCGGGCCGGGGAAAACTTTTCAACCTTGGCGGTGGAG GGGGGCGTGATAGGCATCCAGATTAAATGGGACTGCAATTTGGACCATCTGACCAgacactgcctgcctgcctactcCTTCCGACGTCTGGACCAGAAGGAAAGCAACAAGACCCTCTACCCTGGCTTTAGCTTCAG GTTTGCAAGGTACAAGCCGGTGAATGGCGTGGAAGAGAGGACTCTTTACAAAGCTTACGGCATCCGCTTTGACATCATGGTTTTTGGACAG GCGGGAAAGTTCAGCATCATTCAGCTTATCCTCTACATTGGCTCAACCTTGTCCTACTACGCTATG ACGACAGTTTTGATGGACTGGGTGATCAGAAGCAGCTGCTGCGTGGCCGAGGCGGGACGGAATTACTCCGAGAGGAAAGTGGAGTCCATCCCGGACAAAAAGGAG TGCATCCTGTGCGTGTCGTACGTGGACGAGGACGACATCCGTTTGGTGAAAATGTCTCATAAGAAACGCTTACAGGACGTCAAGACCGTTCGTGTTCAGGCACGACGG GAGGACGTTGGGCACATGACCGCCACAGTTTGCCTCCTAACTGACCCTCAGTCCTCCCCTCTTCCGTTCCCCAAACACTGCGCCCGTCCTCCAAGTTGGTGTATGTGCGGCGGTTGCAGCGCCTCGCCCTTCCCACAGGAGGAGCTGTGCTGCCGGCACAGCAGCCAGGGCGCCTGCGTGGCCGCGTCTGCGCTTTTTGACAAGCTCTTACTCCAGCGCACCTTGCTGGAGGCGCTGCTCCTCTATCGAGAACCCCTCGCTCAGACGCCACCCAGTGCCGCCGCGCTACGCCGCTGCGCTTACCGCCAATACGTGGCGTGGAGGTTGGGGGTCCCGCCGGTTGACACACAACCTGCCATTCCACGCTGCTGTGTGATAAGGATCAGGGAGGCCTTCCCTAGTCCGGATGGACAATACGGTGGATTCACCTTGGCTAACTAA
- the p2rx7 gene encoding P2X purinoceptor 7 isoform X2 — MVTLCSYETTKLVRIHSVPLGTLKWILNASVLLFICLLMLWNRKYQQFDQVVSSVTAKVKGVSHMKLPSEGAVIWDEADFSGSLQDKNSFFVVTNMIVTKHQKQGRCAESPSSGRRCQHHNDCKQGAWDQHSHGIQTGSCIKFDALDRTCEVAAWCPVEVKSKPPRPALLASAEKFTVLIKNNIRFPAFNFIRRNILPEMNASYLRGCQRANDSLCPIFTLGDIVNRAGENFSTLAVEGGVIGIQIKWDCNLDHLTRHCLPAYSFRRLDQKESNKTLYPGFSFRFARYKPVNGVEERTLYKAYGIRFDIMVFGQAGKFSIIQLILYIGSTLSYYAMTTVLMDWVIRSSCCVAEAGRNYSERKVESIPDKKECILCVSYVDEDDIRLVKMSHKKRLQDVKTVRVQARREDVGHMTATVCLLTDPQSSPLPFPKHCARPPSWCMCGGCSASPFPQEELCCRHSSQGACVAASALFDKLLLQRTLLEALLLYREPLAQTPPSAAALRRCAYRQYVAWRLGVPPVDTQPAIPRCCVIRIREAFPSPDGQYGGFTLAN; from the exons ATGGTCACGCTGTGCAGCTACGAGACTACCAAGCTGGTCCGCATCCACAGCGTCCCGCTGGGCACGCTCAAGTGGATCCTGAACGCATCGGTGCTGCTTTTCATATG CCTGTTGATGTTGTGGAACAGGAAGTACCAACAATTTGATCAGGTGGTCAGCTCTGTGACCGCAAAGGTGAAGGGCGTGTCGCACATGAAGTTGCCCAGTGAGGGGGCCGTCATCTGGGACGAGGCGGACTTTAGCGGCTCCTTGCAG GACAAGAACTCTTTCTTTGTGGTCACCAACATGATTGTGACCAAGCACCAGAAGCAAGGAAGATGCGCTGAG TCACCTTCTAGTGGCCGGCGGTGCCAACATCACAATGACTGCAAGCAAGGGGCCTGGGACCAGCACAGCCATG GGATACAGACAGGCTCGTGCATCAAGTTCGACGCATTGGACAGAACGTGTGAGGTAGCGGCTTGGTGCCCTGTCGAAGTCAAAAGCAAGCCGCCAAG GCCTGCTCTGCTAGCGTCTGCTGAGAAGTTCACAGTGCTTATCAAAAATAATATACGGTTTCCTGCCTTCAACTTCATCAG GAGGAACATCTTACCTGAGATGAACGCATCCTACCTGCGTGGATGTCAGCGGGCGAACGACTCTTTGTGTCCAATTTTCACCCTGGGAGACATCGTCAACCGGGCCGGGGAAAACTTTTCAACCTTGGCGGTGGAG GGGGGCGTGATAGGCATCCAGATTAAATGGGACTGCAATTTGGACCATCTGACCAgacactgcctgcctgcctactcCTTCCGACGTCTGGACCAGAAGGAAAGCAACAAGACCCTCTACCCTGGCTTTAGCTTCAG GTTTGCAAGGTACAAGCCGGTGAATGGCGTGGAAGAGAGGACTCTTTACAAAGCTTACGGCATCCGCTTTGACATCATGGTTTTTGGACAG GCGGGAAAGTTCAGCATCATTCAGCTTATCCTCTACATTGGCTCAACCTTGTCCTACTACGCTATG ACGACAGTTTTGATGGACTGGGTGATCAGAAGCAGCTGCTGCGTGGCCGAGGCGGGACGGAATTACTCCGAGAGGAAAGTGGAGTCCATCCCGGACAAAAAGGAG TGCATCCTGTGCGTGTCGTACGTGGACGAGGACGACATCCGTTTGGTGAAAATGTCTCATAAGAAACGCTTACAGGACGTCAAGACCGTTCGTGTTCAGGCACGACGG GAGGACGTTGGGCACATGACCGCCACAGTTTGCCTCCTAACTGACCCTCAGTCCTCCCCTCTTCCGTTCCCCAAACACTGCGCCCGTCCTCCAAGTTGGTGTATGTGCGGCGGTTGCAGCGCCTCGCCCTTCCCACAGGAGGAGCTGTGCTGCCGGCACAGCAGCCAGGGCGCCTGCGTGGCCGCGTCTGCGCTTTTTGACAAGCTCTTACTCCAGCGCACCTTGCTGGAGGCGCTGCTCCTCTATCGAGAACCCCTCGCTCAGACGCCACCCAGTGCCGCCGCGCTACGCCGCTGCGCTTACCGCCAATACGTGGCGTGGAGGTTGGGGGTCCCGCCGGTTGACACACAACCTGCCATTCCACGCTGCTGTGTGATAAGGATCAGGGAGGCCTTCCCTAGTCCGGATGGACAATACGGTGGATTCACCTTGGCTAACTAA
- the gstt1a gene encoding glutathione S-transferase theta-1a → MELYLDLRSQPCRSLFIFARLNSIPFEFKLVDLAKGEQYGEEFGKISPIRKVPVMKDGDFVLTESVAILQYLAEKHACTLPDHWYPADLQKRARVNEYLSWQQMNLRAHGSKVFLLKNMYPLVMGQEVPKDKMSSAVEELSQSVDVLEKCFLDENLFLCGTSISLADLVAIAEIMQPVSSGVDVFSGRPKLFAWHERVKKEVGHALFDEANAAIMLSGGVGQSLREQGLPQIFKDKFKKAFL, encoded by the exons ATGGAATTGTATCTCGACCTTCGCTCGCAGCCCTGCCGCTCTTTGTTCATATTCGCTCGACTCAACTCTATTCCCTTTGAATTCAAGCTTGTAGACCTTGCCAAAg GGGAGCAGTATGGCGAAGAGTTTGGAAAGATCAGCCCGATAAGGAAAGTTCCGGTAATGAAGGACGGCGACTTTGTCCTGACGGAGAG cgtgGCCATCCTTCAGTACCTAGCTGAAAAGCACGCGTGCACCCTTCCTGACCACTGGTACCCGGCCGACCTGCAGAAGCGGGCACGGGTCAATGAATATTTGTCCTGGCAGCAGATGAATCTGCGAGCTCACGGGTCAAAGGTTTTCCTGCTCAAG aacaTGTACCCACTGGTGATGGGCCAGGAGGTCCCAAAGGACAAGATGTCGTCTGCCGTAGAGGAGCTGAGCCAGTCTGTGGATGTGCTGGAAAAATGTTTCCTTGATGAAAACCTGTTCTTGTGTGGCACCTCCATCTCCCTGGCTGATTTGGTGGCTATAGCTGAGATCATGCAG CCTGTGAGCAGTGGCGTGGACGTGTTCTCAGGGCGTCCTAAGCTGTTTGCCTGGCACGAGCGCGTAAAGAAAGAAGTTGGCCATGCGCTTTTTGACGAGGCCAACGCTGCCATCATGCTGAGCGGCGGCGTGGGGCAGTCGCTGCGTGAACAAGGATTACCCCAAATCTTCAAGGACAAATTCAAGAAAGCTTtcttgtaa
- the cfap157 gene encoding cilia- and flagella-associated protein 157, which produces MADEITELLDTDKLYLKQIRYLEEQLEKCQTKCEELENQVQDLLYEQRVLRKDKADVTRYLKRSLDAKDKRVEMLMEQVESQQEAAERQKKCMEQLEATVQQLEARIQELNSEICAQVEKLEAQAGQLVALEEKLLKQKQDQEASVRHLKEEAERDKTNMIAKTMRNMEVVFEDQMGKVLQQEREENSEKMLQLKNMLGENMTLWEEKDVMQKRELELYCEVSRLQEELVKKPRRKLIRRK; this is translated from the exons ATGGCGGATGAAATCACCGAGCTTTTGGACACGGACAAGTTGTATCTAAAACAAATACGATATTTGGAGGAGCAGCTGGAGAA ATGCCAGACCAAATGCGAAGAGCTGGAGAACCAAGTCCAGGACCTGCTGTACGAGCAGCGGGTGCTGCGCAAGGACAAGGCGGACGTGACACGCTACCTGAAGCGCTCGCTGGACGCCAAAGACAAGAGAGTGGAGATGCTGATGGAGCAGGTGGAGAGCCAGCAGGAGGCGGCGGAGCGTCAAAAAAAATGTATGGAGCAGCTGGAGGCCACGGTACAGCAGCTGGAGGCGCGCATCCAGGAGCTCAACAGTGAAATCTGCGCGCAAG TGGAGAAGCTGGAGGCTCAGGCCGGGCAGCTGGTGgctctggaggagaagctgtTGAAGCAGAAGCAGGACCAGGAGGCCTCCGTCCGTCACCTCAAGGAGGAAGCCGAGCGAGACAAGACCAA CATGATCGCCAAGACCATGAGGAACATGGAGGTGGTGTTTGAGGACCAGATGGGCAAGGTGCTGCAGCAGGAGCGGGAGGAGAACAGCGAGAAGATGCTTCAGCTGAAAAACATGCTGGGAGAAAACATGACCCTGTGGGAGGAGAAGGACGTAATGCAGAAGAGAGAGCTGGAACTCTACTGCGAGGTCAGCCGACTCCAAGAGGAGCTCGTCAAGAAGCCCAGACGCAAGCTCATCCGCAGGAAG TGA